The DNA sequence gagagagagagagaggggggatcaAGTTCTTGAAAaccccaaacaacaacaaccgtGTCTTATatgctgtaggctatatgttgatCAGAATCATAGCCTATGAGTCAATGCGCATTGACTACTTTAATGATTACCTATTGGTCACGATAAGAGCATCTCACTCTCAGGGTTGTGTGCCACTGCACTGCGCGGTAGGCTACAGACTGCAGCCTGCGAGATGTTGTGTAGGCTGTTTTGAAATGCCAGTGGATGTAAGTCATTATGTTTCTTGAATTAATCCATTGTCTAATGTTGTTAAGTCTAGatattgtaaataaatgcacacattgTTGGTTCATGTTCCTCTACTGAGCTTGTGTTTCTTGAAATTATTCCAGCAGCTGAATAAGAATGAAACAGGCTAAAAATATTCATATCACATAGCCTACAACAACTGTGGAGGAAGGTTTGATTACTATGATGAAGGCCTATTAACGGATTCCAGCGCTGATGCCATGCTGGTCCATTTCATCCAAAGAGAGCATACAAATAAATTAACTGCTGACAgatttttcagtagcctaggTTCAGCACACATTTGTGAGTGAATAAGACATTTATAAGACAATATAAAATTACTGATTTAAACCATATAagctgtagtaggcctacaacaaaggACTGTTCATGATGTCATGATGTTCCCTTTCCTGGTCCTTTTGCTTTGGGGATCACCTAGTGAGAGGTTTTAGGTTTAAAAAGAGTAATTGTTGAATTTCTTCTCCGCTAATTATATTATCTTATGGACAATTAATTTCGCAAGGCATATAACATGCAGACCTGTGTCACCATGCATCGTTACTTTAAATCCAAAGATATCCTGCAAAATATTGAGCTTATAGGTTCCAGAGCACCACGTCTCCACAGGATTTATCCAACATCACAGCTCTGTCTCCACCTCTGGGAGCAAGGATCCGTTTCTGCCTTCTCCAGCAATAAATCAGGCCCTGAATGCATGCTGCAATGTTTTTGTTAACAAACAAGAACTGAGGCACCTGCCCAGACAGAGACAATAAAATAACACCATGGGGGCTTCCAAAAACCAACTCCGCTAATCATTCTCTcagggggtgcctctcatttgggcttttatacgtcctctcttgctcctcgggcctcgatcctcactgatctgatggggcaaaaacaatgggatggtctatccagtgttagttatagatcagtgggaacgccccttgaggatcgaggaggcatgttgagaagcacctatgGTGATAAGCTGGTGGaactgtgtagcctactgtaacctAAAACATTCTAAAAATGATTGGCGGGCCACCTACCAATCATTGATCAGTAATCAGTTGTTTTTCACACTGATGTCAACATTAGCAACAGTGCATGCGGAACTGTAGAGTGCTTGAAAGACATTGCTGTGTAATCCCTGGGAATCGAACCCGTGACCTTGTTGCTGCTACTGACATCTTATCAGCCGAGTTAGAAGGACACTGTTTGGATTCAACGGCAGCCGCAGCTACAGAATAACTAGAAGAGGTCATTTCTCATGGAAGCATGTGGTTTCTATGGTTACAGCTGAAAGCAGCACTGGGACTCCAGTGCCACCTCCCTCTCACGGCGAGGCCCATTAAGAGTCCAGCTTGCCATTTCAAAACACCTCTCTGGCCGGTCATTCAGACACACCTGCACCAACTGCAAAACATCACTGGTCAAGGAGGACGGGTGATTCATCTGCAGAAACTAAAACTGAAGGGCGTTAAAAAATCATCTAAGGTGCACAATCATTAAACAAGCACCAATCCCTTCTAGCATCCAATCACGTTATTGTCCCTTGTCCAGATACATTTCTTTTGAATTAGCCATTTTCTGACTTGATGTCCATATCATCACATCAACACTTGTCTGCAAATATATGTTGAAACTAAGATGATGTGGTTGTAAAATGCAGAGTTTGAGAGAATAAACACGATTGTCCAAGCATCCCTGTGTCAGTGTTACATCTCAGTGGATACATCAAATCAAACATTTAAAGGCAATTCAGCAATCATTCATCATCAGATCAGTGGCTCACTATTGCCCTCTAGTGTCTAGTTGTCAttctgacacacgcacacaccccttacatatgagagagagagagaaaaaacaaaaatgagagagagagtaagggagagaaatagagagatattTGGACTAAAATGTAAAGAACAAATGATGACCTAGGCAAATTTTGTTTTGGTAATCACACTGTTTGCCAAACAAATAACAGGACTGGACTGCAAAGATCTGGACATCCCAAACATGTACTCTTTATTTGCCAAAAGCTGGCTATGCTAAAACCATACATGTAAAAGTAATGATTCATCAATTCCATTAatacaaaaatgtattttataaaATGTACTTTTCAAGCAAATTTTGTGCAGAACTCCTCATGGATTGGCATCACATGATTATACTCATGAAACTCAAAACAGACTGAATTGAAAACAAAATTAAGATTCAGTGTTAATAAATATAAATTTCAGATTCAGCAATTACCGGTATTTCAAAATTTTGCTAGCTACAACCATGTCCATAGGGGAACAGTTAAACAAGAAATTACATACATTTAATAATTTAATCTCGGTTGCGTCCCTGCAGAGTCCAAACACTGTGTACATAGAGGTCATAAAAATCATATCGTTTCTATTGGCTCCATTGTCCCAGAAGGCATTGTGGTTTGAAGAAAATCTACTACATTTTCAAGAGAGAAATGGTAATATCAAAATGCTTTATTTGAGCAGGCTAATTTACCATCTCAGATGACTGATGCCTATATTATGCGTTCCTCTACTGTAGATCTCCTCAGCAGAGACCAGTTTGTCCATTTCTGAATATGACCGATATCctctcacatactctctctgaTTAAAGCAAGGGTTGACAATGCCCACACATGAGCATCACTTGAAGTAAATGATTTCTGTGAACCGCTTCAACGCCTCGCTGAAGGCTTGAATACAGCCAAGGTGTTACCTTAATGCAGTCAACTCAGATGTTGGGAAATATAATCAATCTGTGAAGCAGAAGAGGCATTTAAttacatttgtattttgtatgccACTTAAGTATTTCAGGCAACATAATACGGAACTTCTACAGTGGTCTGATAACCGTGGAATACATACCTTTATTTCTGTAGCCAGTCTATCCATGTAGCAAAACCTGTACGTCTGAGAGCTTCGAGCAGCTGGGAGTGCCCATTTTCTGGGCTCTTTGGTACAGATCAGAATCTCCAAAATAACGTGCCCTGTAGAGAAGGCCCTCCTCTGAAACATAGACCACAGGTCAGGGTCACAGCAGGCAATGTCAGGGCAACGTGATGTCTACCTGCAGTGGTCAATTATTCCTCTGCTCAACCCAAACATTGTGCTACTTTTTCAGGTTATCATCTACATCTAAAAGATAACATGTCACAATATAGTGTACAGGTATTGCATCAATCAACTGAGATTCTGACACAATCAAGAGGGGGTGAGGCCTTAATGgatagaaacacacaaaacGGGAGACTCAGCTGGCCATTGCCCTAAGCGGTGAGCTATATGCCGGGTCTCCGAGCTCGTAGTTTTGTAAAcgttgttaatgttaatgttcttGCCATGTTTTCAGTCTTTAAACCTGCCTCTGTCTGCTTGCATTGTATTTCTCTTACCACATGACCATGCATGATGGCAATGCACCAGATCACAGTAAGAGAACAATTCAACCCAATCTGCCTAATTATGATCTTTTAAGAAACGACCTGTTTAATGAGTTTGACCATGACAGAGTCTATTCATAAAAAGGCACTGTGCTATGTCTATCGTACAATTCAGAATCTAACATAGGCAATGTACAGCATTATCACACCCACAGCCGTCATAACTTCCCACAAACTGTATTCTGAGAAACAAAAAATGTGTCAAAATGCATGCGCTACAATTGTTGTCACTCCTGTGTTTAATACTCTGTAAGGCCTCCCTTTGCCAACAAACCAACTTGTAATCTCACATGGCATCTCATTGAGTCGGAGATTACAAAGTAACCTATGCTGTGTAGACTGACTGTGCAGAACTGAGGCACCTGCCTCTGGCCAAGCTCGAactcacacactgcagtacCTCGGATTGGGAGGCGAGTGAGCAATTATCCTGATAGCTATTCCTCTGAATATAATTGAGATGTTCACATCCTCAACAGGACTTACTCTGTTGCTTCTCCTTCCAGCAGTTGTTCCTTAAGTTCGAGATGTAATCCTCCTCTACACTCCTCTCAATATTCTTACGGTCCTTTCCAGTGTACTCCTCTGTGAACTGGTCAGTCACATAGTAAGGCACCTTCAGAGTGTCAGTCTGTCTCTTGTTTACATGCCCCAAAGACCTGTTAACAGATATATGTTAGTgtctgaaaaaacaaaacaaaatacatatGCAATAGTCGTGGACAACCGCTCAATAACTGCTACAGCATTTCATCAGAAATCAGGAAACATCAAGTACGTCTACACAAAGAAAGTACATGCAGAAACTCATCAGGTGAAGACTTACGGGCGGTAACTGAGGCTGTAAGGGGGATCGGACACCATCATTTGACTGAGAGTAGAGACGataatgaggatgaggatgggcATCAGCTGAACAAATAGGGCCAGGCCTCCCTATCGAGGGACAGATTGGTATTTAGTTGGCATCAAAACAGGTAGGTAACCCATACCTAATTTCTCCAGTGGCATGCacatttttgggcacccctagTAAAAATGTCTTCCTGTGAATGCTTATAAGGGAAACGTTTTTTCaaactgtaaagaaaaaaaactgaaaacacAAAATTGTGGAAAAAGTATTTTTCTACTGTACTTTTTAGTTATTAACGTAAACAAAGTATTGACATACACAAGTGTAATTCTTTAGGGATCCTTTACATGTTGTCAGACACTATGAATATTATTTAGAGCCTGTCAATGGTGAAAATATTCAGTTCACTTTGCATGTTTGTCTAACAGGATTCCATTGTAGAAGTGTGTTGTAGTATTCTTTAGCTTTGTTTCTCTCCTGAGAGGCCACAGGTAACAGTGATTTGAGAaggactaaagcctaccttagactgagaagatttgggaaagattcttgaaagattgtagtcttttaactaatgcccctcattcaagctttactcaaaagacaatctttcaagaatctttccaaatcttgccagtgtaaggtaggcttaaggggTGATGTAGGAAACGACAtgaagcggagtgcctaaaacccgcCCTTAGCTATTCTAAAATCACTGTAACCAACAGTCAGATACACATCAAACTGTTTAGGTACAGGATGTTAGCTTTCGATACAGATGTGTACCAAATACAGACTTTAACAGTCATCAACAGGCAACATTTGTAAGTTTAGTTAATTAACACCAAAAACATATAAACAAAATACTATTCCTGCTTATATGTGTTGAGCAGTATTGACTGTGAATGTTAGGCTAGCAGCAAGCTTACTGTACCAAAAACGAATTGTGACTAGCACGGGTATGTACTGAATTGTGATTTCTGTTTACGATTGCACCCCTATCTAACATGAttactgcatacagtatatatgtgccAAAGCTTCATTAAAGGGATGGTTCGGAGACATTTCACCCTAGGGTCCTTGCACCATGACCTCGAGCCAAACAGCATCCTGAGTGGCTTTTTTCCCTTGGTCATGTTAGTACGATCAGCTGAAAGGCTTAGTGCAGGAACTAATGGACCCAACGATGTATCTCGTAAATTACACCATTATTAAGGCCCAGAATGGTAGCAACCTTCTACAGTAGTACAAATAGGTTCTGTACTCATAAAAGGCATTGGGAAGTTTGTTATGACTTTTTAAGAGCTTCACATCGTGGAGATCTTTGTCTGTGACTATCGTTACCAAGCAACAGGGAGATGCAGCAGTTGACTATGGCTTGGTGAGGTAACACTAATGGAATGCTGTTGCAGGTGTACATTTGCAGAGTGCCACACAATGGCTTTGAGCACTCATAATCCAAGACCATTTTAGAAAACTGCTGCATTTCCTACACTAATTGAACCCTTGATACTAAGTGAACTTCTTTGTATGTGGTGTgcaatgccctgatgaaggtctaaggaCCGAAAGCTTGGTAGTAAATgcacattctttttctgcatggATCAAAGTGTGCAGAGATTTTTTTCCCTAGAAAACTGCTGCAACCCACCTCTCTCTGGTGCTCTCTTCGGTCCGCTCGGGGCTGATGGCCATAGCGCATCCTGCCATTACTATACACATGAACATTACctacaataaaaaaacagaaatggcATGTTATAAGTGTAAGAAAGCCTACTACAACCCTAAACCTTTACAACTATGCTTAAGTTTTAAAATGAGAAATTGGCATGGAAAATCCAAAAAGAAATGATTTCTGATTGGAAATTCACCGGACGGAAAGCCACCTCCAAAGAACATATTGAAAAGGTCTTCAGGAGAAATGTCCGCTTCAAATCCACGATGTGAATGTCCATGTCTGGACGGATGTACTTTCTCCTCTCCATACAGGTCATATTGTTTCCTTTTCTCTGCATTACTCAGTACCCCATACGCGTTCCCAATGGCTATAGCAAACAGGAAGAATAAATAACAACGTTATCAGAATACCACATTAAAGATTCTTAGGAAACAGGCATTGCAACTTGGACAAGTGGAACTTGGAAATTGACGTTTACCTTTAAAAGCCTCGGTGGCACCTGGTGCATGATTCTTGTCTGGATGGAATTTCAAGGCAAGTTTTCTATATGCTTTCTTCAGATCATCTTCTGCTGCATCTTTGCTTACTCCAAGGATTTCATAGTAATTTTTACAATTCTTTATTCTGCATTAAGCAAATGACAATGAAAAAAGATGTTAAGTAAAGAGAACACGTGATCATTCAAACACAAAGAGATACCACTTAATGCTAAAGCATATAGACTAATTACATTTTAGGTTTTACAATTACAATTAAAAAATGTGTGGCCGGAATAATTTAGGCTGGCTTCCAGGCTATAGAATATAAAAACTAAGAGAAGAGATCACATTACTTCTCAGGTCAGGGGACCCCAATAATATAACTCAAACGGTAGGACCACATATCTAGTACATCAGttaaatgtttaatgttaaaaGTCTAGAGAACTTGGTTGGTTTCCTTCACAAATTATTCCCATGGAAACGGAAATATTCTTTGTGTGtaccatactgtacctctcGGTGGAAACAAACTATTCAAGCAATTCTCAACATGGCTACTGTACTACTAGTTTGGGACAACCCAGTGTAAACAAACGCATCAACAATTGAAGTGAATTTAAAAATGACACCAAATATTCAGCCATTTAGTTGGTTAGTTCAGCTCATAGACGGCTCTTTAGGTCAAGAGAAAATAATGTGGCTGGCCGCAATGTCGAAACTTGGATGTGGCCAAGTAGTGGTGTCCAGAGTTAAAACCCTACTTTTACCCATTATCCATTCTTATGCTCATTTCCAGAACTAGACACCTCGACTGTATCTGTACCAACTGTACAGAAATAcgatttcatttaatttcagtgTTCAGTTGTCTGTCATATTTTCCCATCTTTCCACTGCTCCATTTCCTATCATCATCTTAAGTTTTATTCCATCACttgtacataaaacataaagCATACTGAATGCACGATAAATAAACGTGAACCTTTTGACAGAATCAAGCTGTTCTGAAGTGTATGGTTTGGCAGAGTCTGTGGCACTTTCCCCTGAAGTGTTAGCCTCTGTTGCATGGCTCCTGTGTCTCACACCCGTGTCACCACTGTCCCCACAGCTGTTCTCCTGACTGGAAGGTCTACCATTCTGTTCGATTGTTTCAAGTAAAGCTGTAACAAACGGACTTGCTGTTATTCAGCTGCTTAGATTATTACATTACATCTGTGGGCTACCACTCGTGCTAGCTAACATGCTAGCTAAAATGCAGCACTAACCACAAACATCTAGCTTCCTAAATATGTCATTTgaacatatatacagtactgccTACATTAATTTAACATTAGCTAACGTTACCTTTGCTTTAAAAGGAGTGACAAATAGCTTCGAGTTGGATTATTTTGGACAGACATTCGGTATGTGCTGGCCAAGATTACCAACCACATATGGAAAACGTGGATGTCGTGGgcttaaatatatttaatttatgATAAGTATCTTTGGTTATCTGTAATTGAATCTGAGACTACATGAAAGTTACTTAGTGTCAATTTGCTGACGTTAGCCTACCAAACAAAGTAACGTTGGCTagattttgtaacattatagcTAGCATAGCTGGGCTGGTAACGTTAATCACACTTGCCCACAGCAAACacaagacatacacaaacatattttctAAACATAACATTTGAAGCCACAACACATCTTTAACCTCCAATATATGACTTGGTTGAAAAGCTATAACTTTGGTCATATCAACTTAAACACAATTTTCAGGTCGGGTAACGTTAACTTCACTTAGCTGCGCCTGCGCATGTAACAGGAATGACCCTTCTAAAGCTCTATTTCCGTGGTGTCATTACATACATTGAGCTTTGTTGGTAGGAAACAGTCTTTGTGCCTTTTCAAGAAACCTCCGAGCCTTATCTGGATCATCATTCCTCAGTGCTTCGATTGAAATTTCTATGCAGCGTTCAGCTTCGTCCTTGTTTGAATCCATCGCGACAGCGAAACTGTTTACTGGTTGAGGGGGCACCGTAGAATGACGTTCAACTAGCGGCAATGTACGTCATCAATAAGGGACAACTTTTAGGTGGATGAGCATAGGATGAGGCATGTGAGAAGTTTCCAACAGTGCGACAGTGAACCTTCAAATTGATCAGTGACCAGTTTAGTTTTTTGTTCGAGGTAAGATGGCAAATATATCTCAGATGTATGTCAGATGTGGTCATTTCTCCGTTCGAGTAACATGTTCTTTCCTTAAGTGTTTTGGGAAACATTTGCCTCATGTACGTTGGGATTCAAGTCGTTGCATAGGCCTACCGTCTTCCAAAAAGATGAAACGTGCCAAGTCTAGAGAACTCTTGAGATCACAAAGCCTGTCATGGGAGGAAAGGCTGGCTGACACTGTGACCCCCCTGTGGAGGTTGAGTTATGAAGAACAGCTACGAATGAAGCAGGACCAGCAGCAGATGATCTTGCTTGAACTTTCAAAACAGCTATCTGAGATGTCAGGTACATCCCTTAATCTCCCTAGCATACCTCTATTACCTATAATACCATCTCCAGTGAAATATCATTACCGCAACAAATCGACCTTCTCTGTCAATAAAGGAATTGATGGAAACCCAAAGACTGTTGGATACTACATTGGGAGTCGAGGCAAAGTTGTCTGTGTTAATGGAGATCACCTGTTGAACATGCCCGAAAAACACAAATTGGTTGCTAGATGCTATGAGGGCTTTATTCGGCAGTCACCCCTGAATCCTTGTATTATTTTCAATGATGGAGGGCACTGGCGAGAGATTACAGTGAGGACTAATGCAGCAGGTAACACTATGGCCATTGTATATTTTCACCCTCAATGCCTAACCACAGAAGAGATTTGTATTCACCAAGATGCTCTCGTGGAGTACTTCACAAAAGGTCCGGGGTCTATTTGTGATCTGGATTCCTTATACTTTCAGAAGAGCTCCATGACCCGTGTTAGCCACCAGGAGTCCCTTTATCAGCTCCTTTATGGACAGCCACACATCCATGAGGAAGTGTTGGGCTATAAGTTTCGTATTTCTGCAGATGCATTCTTTCAAGTGAACAGCACAGCGGCAGAGTCTCTCTATCAGACAGTAGGGGATATCAGCCATTCCACGAAAAGTGACACTCTACTGGATGTCTGTTGCGGAACAGGTGCCATAGGGATATCCATGTCCTCCAGGGTGCAAAAGGTTATTGGCATTGAGATTATCGAACAGGCAGTGGCAGATGCAAATTATAATGCCATGCTCAATGCAGTGTCTAACTGTGAGTTTTTAGTTGGAAAAGCTGAAGTAGTCCTACCCAAACTCTTACCTTCTTTAGGGTCTGAGGGTGGACTCACAGCAGTGGTTAATCCATCCAGGGCGGGACTTCATTATCGAGTGATCAGAGCCCTTCGTAACCACCCCTCCATTCACAGACTTGTATACATATCTTGCAAACCGGATGGAGAGGCGATGAGAAACTTCCGAGACTTGTGCTGCAGCTCTGAGCCACAGAGGAAACTCACTGGGAAGCCGTTTGTACCCACAGCAGCCATCCCTGTGGACATGTTTCCACTGACGCCACACTGTGAACTGATTCTTGTCTTTGAAAGATGAGACTGGACACTTAGAATTAGCTTATGCTGTAAAAACTTCCCTCTCAACATGACAACCATAACACTTTTAAAGAGGCCTAGAGTAAACTGTGCTGTACTtattcacagagaagaatgatgATTAAACCTGTGCACAGCTTAACAGGATTGAGAAATTGCTATCTAACCTGTCTCCACATGGCAGGATTTACTTATGTGGATAATAAAGTGTATGACTTAAACTGTGAACCACTGTTTTTTTTAGGAAAAACACATATGTGTTTATTGATTGTATTTGCTGCACCCTCTCAGAAGTTTGTACCTATATTTAGGTTCTAAAACCTACAAAATATTGTTGTTAAATTCCatgttttcatacatttttgcaCGTCCATTCATTTTATGTAAGCCCCTATACGGAAGTGCAGACTGGGGATATTGAGGGTTTTGTAAAGTTTAGCCTACAAACTAGTCGcttttcggcgaaattcgccctTTTTAATcaaaatataggctatgatAGTCTGGAGTGAGATTAAATCGTCGATTCATGAGTGATATACTGAGAAAGCGATAATACGTAATGACAGGCAACACGTGATTGGTCTCTTTGTGCTATTTTTGCAGCTCTACAGTATAGTTTCTTACTTTCTGTTATGTAGCCTGACTGCAGCAGGGAAGTGTTTTTGACCATTGGCACGATGACGCATTGTGGCAACATTTTTCCTCTGATCTCGTTGGGATAAATGAAAGACTTGAGGTGAGcaataagtaggctacttgcaaaTTCACGCAGCTGGCCGTTTTGAATTATTTTGCGAAACAAAAATGATCCGCACTGGGTGCTATTCTGAATTTCTGAATTCGGCCTAATAGTTTTAACTATTGTCTTAGAAAGTTATTAGGCTACTTGTTCACGAGTTATGTTTTGCCGATACATGACGTTCGCTGAGACCCGCCCTTTTAGATGGATATGTAATCACTGCCTTGTCACGAGAGGTGCAGAAAGACACAATATGTATGAGGGATAGATGTATTTCTTCACAAAAGAGATATCACATAATACTGGATTGAAAAGAGATAGTAATAATAGACCAGCCGTGATCATTAGGCCACATCCACAGTCCCAGCACACCAGTGTTTTTAATTCTTTCACCACATCCCTTTCcagtg is a window from the Sardina pilchardus chromosome 18, fSarPil1.1, whole genome shotgun sequence genome containing:
- the dnajb12a gene encoding dnaJ homolog subfamily B member 12a, encoding MDSNKDEAERCIEISIEALRNDDPDKARRFLEKAQRLFPTNKAQSLLETIEQNGRPSSQENSCGDSGDTGVRHRSHATEANTSGESATDSAKPYTSEQLDSVKRIKNCKNYYEILGVSKDAAEDDLKKAYRKLALKFHPDKNHAPGATEAFKAIGNAYGVLSNAEKRKQYDLYGEEKVHPSRHGHSHRGFEADISPEDLFNMFFGGGFPSGNVHVYSNGRMRYGHQPRADRREHQREGGLALFVQLMPILILIIVSTLSQMMVSDPPYSLSYRPSLGHVNKRQTDTLKVPYYVTDQFTEEYTGKDRKNIERSVEEDYISNLRNNCWKEKQQKEGLLYRARYFGDSDLYQRAQKMGTPSCSKLSDVQVLLHG
- the trmt2b gene encoding tRNA (uracil-5-)-methyltransferase homolog B, which gives rise to MANISQMYVRCGHFSVRVTCSFLKCFGKHLPHVRWDSSRCIGLPSSKKMKRAKSRELLRSQSLSWEERLADTVTPLWRLSYEEQLRMKQDQQQMILLELSKQLSEMSGTSLNLPSIPLLPIIPSPVKYHYRNKSTFSVNKGIDGNPKTVGYYIGSRGKVVCVNGDHLLNMPEKHKLVARCYEGFIRQSPLNPCIIFNDGGHWREITVRTNAAGNTMAIVYFHPQCLTTEEICIHQDALVEYFTKGPGSICDLDSLYFQKSSMTRVSHQESLYQLLYGQPHIHEEVLGYKFRISADAFFQVNSTAAESLYQTVGDISHSTKSDTLLDVCCGTGAIGISMSSRVQKVIGIEIIEQAVADANYNAMLNAVSNCEFLVGKAEVVLPKLLPSLGSEGGLTAVVNPSRAGLHYRVIRALRNHPSIHRLVYISCKPDGEAMRNFRDLCCSSEPQRKLTGKPFVPTAAIPVDMFPLTPHCELILVFER